A window from Solanum stenotomum isolate F172 chromosome 5, ASM1918654v1, whole genome shotgun sequence encodes these proteins:
- the LOC125864843 gene encoding polyadenylate-binding protein RBP47-like isoform X3 codes for MNGGDMNQQQQQQLQQQQQQQWMAMQQYQQQWMAMQHYPPAAAMVMQQQMMYGQQYMPYYHQQQQQMIQIQQNGSEDNRTIWIGDLQQWMDEGYLHTCFAQAGEVISVKVIRNKQTGQSERYGFIEFNTHEAAEKVLQSYNGTMMPNAEQPFRLNWSAFSTGEKRADVGAAAGSGSDLSIFVGDLASDVTDTMLRDTFSSRYPSVKGAKVVIDSNTGRSKGYGFVRFDDESERSRAMTEMNGIYCSSRAMRIGVATPKKPSAMQQYSSQGGHASNGAATQTSQTDSDLSNTTVFVGGLDSDVTDEELRQSFSQFGNVVSVKIPAGKGCGFVQFSERSAAEDAIEKLNGTVIGTQTVRLSWGRNPANKQFRTDSASQWNGGYYGRQNYGGYGYGASQSQDSMYGAGGAHGASSNGYGNHEQSVS; via the exons ATGAATGGCGGCGACatgaatcaacaacaacaacagcagTTGCAGCAACAACAGCAGCAACAGTGGATGGCGATGCAGCAGTATCAGCAGCAATGGATGGCGATGCAGCATTATCCACCAGCGGCGGCAATGGTAATGCAGCAACAGATGATGTATGGTCAACAGTACATGCCCTACTATCATCAACAACAGCAGCAGATGATTCAGATTCAGCAGAACGGAAGCGAAGATAACAGGACGATCTGGATTGGCGATCTTCAGCAGTGGATGGATGAAGGTTATCTTCATACATGCTTCGCTCAAGCTGGAGag GTTATTTCTGTGAAGGTCATTCGAAATAAGCAGACTGGTCAATCAGAGCGTTATGGGTTTATTGAGTTCAATACCCATGAAGCTGCAGAAAAAGTCCTACAGAGCTACAATGGCACCATGATGCCAAATGCAGAGCAACCTTTCCGCCTAAATTGGTCAGCCTTTAGCACTGGTGAAAAGCGTGCAGATGTTGGTGCTGCTGCTGGTTCTGGGTCTGATTTATCGATTTTTGTAGGAGATTTGGCCTCTGATGTCACTGATACAATGTTGCGTGATACATTCTCCAGTAGATATCCATCTGTGAAAGGTGCAAAAGTAGTAATAGATTCGAACACGGGTCGTTCAAAAGGCTATGGCTTTGTTAGGTTTGATGACGAAAGTGAGAGGTCTCGAGCCATGACTGAAATGAATGGCATATATTGTTCTAGCAGGGCTATGCGTATTGGTGTTGCTACTCCAAAGAAACCATCAGCCATGCAACAATATTCTTCACAAG GTGGACATGCATCAAATGGTGCTGCAACCCAGACTTCCCAGACTGATAGTGATTTATCAAACACAACA GTTTTTGTGGGTGGACTTGACTCTGATGTTACTGATGAAGAACTCAGGCAGTCATTTAGCCAGTTTGGCAATGTAGTTTCTGTAAAAATTCCAGCTGGAAAAGGATGTGGTTTTGTACAATTTTCAGAAAG GAGTGCAGCAGAGGATGCAATAGAAAAATTGAATGGAACAGTTATTGGAACTCAGACAGTTCGTCTTTCCTGGGGTCGAAATCCAGCAAACAAGCAG TTTAGAACCGACTCTGCTAGTCAATGGAATGGGGGTTATTATGGGAGGCAGAATTATGGTGGTTATGGGTATGGCGCATCGCAAAGTCAAGATTCCATGTATGGTGCTGGAGGAGCTCATGGGGCATCCTCCAATGGCTATGGGAATCATGAGCAATCAGTTAGCTGA
- the LOC125864843 gene encoding polyadenylate-binding protein RBP47-like isoform X2 has product MNGGDMNQQQQQQLQQQQQQQWMAMQQYQQQWMAMQHYPPAAAMVMQQQMMYGQQYMPYYHQQQQQMIQIQQNGSEDNRTIWIGDLQQWMDEGYLHTCFAQAGEVISVKVIRNKQTGQSERYGFIEFNTHEAAEKVLQSYNGTMMPNAEQPFRLNWSAFSTGEKRADVGAAAGSGSDLSIFVGDLASDVTDTMLRDTFSSRYPSVKGAKVVIDSNTGRSKGYGFVRFDDESERSRAMTEMNGIYCSSRAMRIGVATPKKPSAMQQYSSQAGGHASNGAATQTSQTDSDLSNTTVFVGGLDSDVTDEELRQSFSQFGNVVSVKIPAGKGCGFVQFSERSAAEDAIEKLNGTVIGTQTVRLSWGRNPANKQFRTDSASQWNGGYYGRQNYGGYGYGASQSQDSMYGAGGAHGASSNGYGNHEQSVS; this is encoded by the exons ATGAATGGCGGCGACatgaatcaacaacaacaacagcagTTGCAGCAACAACAGCAGCAACAGTGGATGGCGATGCAGCAGTATCAGCAGCAATGGATGGCGATGCAGCATTATCCACCAGCGGCGGCAATGGTAATGCAGCAACAGATGATGTATGGTCAACAGTACATGCCCTACTATCATCAACAACAGCAGCAGATGATTCAGATTCAGCAGAACGGAAGCGAAGATAACAGGACGATCTGGATTGGCGATCTTCAGCAGTGGATGGATGAAGGTTATCTTCATACATGCTTCGCTCAAGCTGGAGag GTTATTTCTGTGAAGGTCATTCGAAATAAGCAGACTGGTCAATCAGAGCGTTATGGGTTTATTGAGTTCAATACCCATGAAGCTGCAGAAAAAGTCCTACAGAGCTACAATGGCACCATGATGCCAAATGCAGAGCAACCTTTCCGCCTAAATTGGTCAGCCTTTAGCACTGGTGAAAAGCGTGCAGATGTTGGTGCTGCTGCTGGTTCTGGGTCTGATTTATCGATTTTTGTAGGAGATTTGGCCTCTGATGTCACTGATACAATGTTGCGTGATACATTCTCCAGTAGATATCCATCTGTGAAAGGTGCAAAAGTAGTAATAGATTCGAACACGGGTCGTTCAAAAGGCTATGGCTTTGTTAGGTTTGATGACGAAAGTGAGAGGTCTCGAGCCATGACTGAAATGAATGGCATATATTGTTCTAGCAGGGCTATGCGTATTGGTGTTGCTACTCCAAAGAAACCATCAGCCATGCAACAATATTCTTCACAAG CAGGTGGACATGCATCAAATGGTGCTGCAACCCAGACTTCCCAGACTGATAGTGATTTATCAAACACAACA GTTTTTGTGGGTGGACTTGACTCTGATGTTACTGATGAAGAACTCAGGCAGTCATTTAGCCAGTTTGGCAATGTAGTTTCTGTAAAAATTCCAGCTGGAAAAGGATGTGGTTTTGTACAATTTTCAGAAAG GAGTGCAGCAGAGGATGCAATAGAAAAATTGAATGGAACAGTTATTGGAACTCAGACAGTTCGTCTTTCCTGGGGTCGAAATCCAGCAAACAAGCAG TTTAGAACCGACTCTGCTAGTCAATGGAATGGGGGTTATTATGGGAGGCAGAATTATGGTGGTTATGGGTATGGCGCATCGCAAAGTCAAGATTCCATGTATGGTGCTGGAGGAGCTCATGGGGCATCCTCCAATGGCTATGGGAATCATGAGCAATCAGTTAGCTGA
- the LOC125864843 gene encoding polyadenylate-binding protein RBP47-like isoform X1, with protein MNGGDMNQQQQQQLQQQQQQQWMAMQQYQQQWMAMQHYPPAAAMVMQQQMMYGQQYMPYYHQQQQQMIQIQQNGSEDNRTIWIGDLQQWMDEGYLHTCFAQAGEVISVKVIRNKQTGQSERYGFIEFNTHEAAEKVLQSYNGTMMPNAEQPFRLNWSAFSTGEKRADVGAAAGSGSDLSIFVGDLASDVTDTMLRDTFSSRYPSVKGAKVVIDSNTGRSKGYGFVRFDDESERSRAMTEMNGIYCSSRAMRIGVATPKKPSAMQQYSSQAVILAGGHASNGAATQTSQTDSDLSNTTVFVGGLDSDVTDEELRQSFSQFGNVVSVKIPAGKGCGFVQFSERSAAEDAIEKLNGTVIGTQTVRLSWGRNPANKQFRTDSASQWNGGYYGRQNYGGYGYGASQSQDSMYGAGGAHGASSNGYGNHEQSVS; from the exons ATGAATGGCGGCGACatgaatcaacaacaacaacagcagTTGCAGCAACAACAGCAGCAACAGTGGATGGCGATGCAGCAGTATCAGCAGCAATGGATGGCGATGCAGCATTATCCACCAGCGGCGGCAATGGTAATGCAGCAACAGATGATGTATGGTCAACAGTACATGCCCTACTATCATCAACAACAGCAGCAGATGATTCAGATTCAGCAGAACGGAAGCGAAGATAACAGGACGATCTGGATTGGCGATCTTCAGCAGTGGATGGATGAAGGTTATCTTCATACATGCTTCGCTCAAGCTGGAGag GTTATTTCTGTGAAGGTCATTCGAAATAAGCAGACTGGTCAATCAGAGCGTTATGGGTTTATTGAGTTCAATACCCATGAAGCTGCAGAAAAAGTCCTACAGAGCTACAATGGCACCATGATGCCAAATGCAGAGCAACCTTTCCGCCTAAATTGGTCAGCCTTTAGCACTGGTGAAAAGCGTGCAGATGTTGGTGCTGCTGCTGGTTCTGGGTCTGATTTATCGATTTTTGTAGGAGATTTGGCCTCTGATGTCACTGATACAATGTTGCGTGATACATTCTCCAGTAGATATCCATCTGTGAAAGGTGCAAAAGTAGTAATAGATTCGAACACGGGTCGTTCAAAAGGCTATGGCTTTGTTAGGTTTGATGACGAAAGTGAGAGGTCTCGAGCCATGACTGAAATGAATGGCATATATTGTTCTAGCAGGGCTATGCGTATTGGTGTTGCTACTCCAAAGAAACCATCAGCCATGCAACAATATTCTTCACAAG CTGTAATATTAGCAGGTGGACATGCATCAAATGGTGCTGCAACCCAGACTTCCCAGACTGATAGTGATTTATCAAACACAACA GTTTTTGTGGGTGGACTTGACTCTGATGTTACTGATGAAGAACTCAGGCAGTCATTTAGCCAGTTTGGCAATGTAGTTTCTGTAAAAATTCCAGCTGGAAAAGGATGTGGTTTTGTACAATTTTCAGAAAG GAGTGCAGCAGAGGATGCAATAGAAAAATTGAATGGAACAGTTATTGGAACTCAGACAGTTCGTCTTTCCTGGGGTCGAAATCCAGCAAACAAGCAG TTTAGAACCGACTCTGCTAGTCAATGGAATGGGGGTTATTATGGGAGGCAGAATTATGGTGGTTATGGGTATGGCGCATCGCAAAGTCAAGATTCCATGTATGGTGCTGGAGGAGCTCATGGGGCATCCTCCAATGGCTATGGGAATCATGAGCAATCAGTTAGCTGA